The Rhodothermales bacterium region GCTGGACGATTCCGGGCTTCCGGTTCAGGGTCCATTCGAAATACTCGGAAACGGTAACCCCGACTGGACCGCTGGTATCACGAATACCTTCAGATACAAGAACTTCACGCTTAGCGCGCTCGTGGACATTGCCTACGGAGGTGAGATCTTCTCGGGCACCAACGCAAATGCGTACGGTTTCGGGCTGCACCAGAATACGCTGGACGGTCGATCGGACTGCGACTCTGCCGGCTACTCCAGCGAGTGCTGGGTGCCGTCGGGAGTCCAGTTCCCGGATGGTATTCCGTTTGAGATCGGAGACAAGGGCCTGGATGGCCTCGGCCCCGGAGATGATGGGTATACGGCTCCTGATCAGGGTGAAGGGAATGGCCTCACTCAGGAGATCTTCGAAGCCGGTGTTGACAACACGACGGCCGTCTATCCGCAGGACTACTACGGTCGTATTGTTGGGCAGATTGCAGAAGAGTTCGTTTATGACGCCACATACGTCAAGCTGCGTCAGTTGCAACTCAGCTACCGTCTGCCGACGCGATGGCTGCAGAAGTCACCCATCCAGATGGCAACCTTCTCGATCGTTGGTCGCAACCTCTGGATCATTCACAAAAACATTCCAAACGTCGACCCCGAGTCAAACCTGAATGTGGGTAATGCTCAGGGGACCGAGCTTGCAGGCGTACCGCAGACCAGGAGCATCGGCTTCAACGTGAACCTCAGGTTCTAGCCGGTGCGACGGATGCATCTTCACAACACTATGTTGGAAAGCAAACGGACTTCAACTATGAAAAGCATTAAGCAAATACTAGGACGAGCGATGGTACTTGTTCTAGCTATCCTTATGCTCCCGGCCTGCGACCAGGATTCGCGCTTCGAGGATCTGAACACGAATCCAACGCAGGCAAGTAGCATACCGCCGGACTACTTGTTTACACCGGCTCAGATGGCGATCGCTGGAACTCGATACGAGGCCTGGCGCTCAAACCTGATCTATCCGGAAGCCATGATTCAGCATCTCGCCGAGACATGGTTCACCGGTGACAAGTACACTACAAACGCCGACTGGCTTTCAGCGCTCTGGACCGTCTCCTACAACGGCAATGGTGACGGACAGAGGGCGCCGATCAAGCTGCTCGTCGACCTCATATACAACAACGTTGATCAGGAATGTGCGGCGACACAGGACATTTACACAGAGTGTCCGCCGGCGCAGCCAACCATGGTCAACAAGATCGCCGCTGCGCGGATTCTTCGCGTGTTCGTCTTCCATCGGCTGACGGACATGTACGGAGATCTGCCATACTTCGAAGCGGGACTTGGCTTCCTCCGGAATAACGTGACGCCGAACTATGACACGCAGCAAGCGATCTACAACGACATGCTGAAGGAATTGCAACAGGCAGTTGCTCAGTTTGACCCCGACTTCCCGACGTACGGTGGAGCGGACGTGGTCTATGGTGGCGACGTCACAAAGTGGCAGCGCTTCGGCAACTCGCTGATGCTACGTCTTGCCATGAGGTCGCCGTCACTCAACTCGTGGGTAACCACTGCCGTGAACGGCCCCGGTGGATTGATGACCGGTAATGGCGACAGCTTCGTAGTTCCCCACGAGCGTGGGAGCAGCGAAGGACCCAACGGTCTGAACACCAATGGCGTCGGCGATGTGCTCGAGGTATTCGGCCGGCCAAAGTGCACGAAGACGTTCGTCAATCTCCTGCGTGATACGGGGGATCCGCGGCTGGGCGTTTTCTGCGGTGTAGGAGGTGCTCTGGACACACCGGTTGCGCTTCAGAAGGGGATGCCGGGTGGCAACGACGGCAACACGATTGCCGATCCGTCGTGGGAGGCTTACGACCCGGACTATACGAGCTTCTCCGACTACTCGGTCCCGACGGATGCGGTGAGCAGCAGGGTTGCTCCAACATTCCTGTTGACCTACGCCCAGACCGAGTTCCTGCTTGCTGAGGCCGGTGTCGGTGACCCTGCGACGCATTATGCCAATGGAGTGCGGGCAGCCATGGAGCAGCTCGCGCTTTATCCGGATGCGCCGGCGATATCCAGCGGTGATATCACGGACTACCTTGCGGCCAATCCGTACGACGCGGCGAACGCGATGGAGCAGATCAACACCCACATCTGGGTGGAGACGTTCCTGAACGGCCACGAAGCGTGGTCGAACTGGCGGCGCAGTGGGTATCCGGTCCTTGACCCGGTCAACTGGCCTGGAAACGTCACAAACGGGCAGATTCCGCGCAGACTGGGATTCTGGGGTAATACGAGCCTGAATCCGAATGCGGTCGCGTCGGTGCCACCGGGCGGTCAGTTTGACCTGACCACCCCGGTGTGGTGGGACGCCCAATAAACTCGACTGTCATAACTCAGAGCGCCGGGCGCCTGCCTCGCCGGGGCGGGCGCTCGGTGTTTGTGGCCAGCCCAAACGGAGCATTACATGAACAGAAGAGAGTACCTGCAGGCTCTCGGAATCGGGACCGTCGGCCTGATGAGTGCACCCGCCTGGATCGGATGTCGATACCCTTCCAACAAGCCCGCAAAACCGATGGAAGCATTTCGAAACGGCACGTGGATAGGCGGACACGTGGGCGACGGCAGCATTGAAGACTGGAAAAGGAAATTCAAGTCCCTGCGGGTCGCGAACATCGATGCCGTGTTGCTTCAACTGGACGCGGCGCAGCTCGCCCCCCTCATCCCTGTCGCCGCCGATGAAGGAATCGAAATTCATGCGTGGATGGCCACGATGATGCAGGCCGGGATGGAAGACGAGCACCACGAATGGTATGTCGTGAACCGCAACGGAGACTCGGCGGCCGACAAGCCCGCCTATGTCGACTACTACAAGTTCATGTGTCCCTCACGCAAGCCCGTCCTTGAGCACCTGGAGAAACAGGTTACTGACCTGGCTTCGATCGACGGCCTGGGAAGTGTGCACCTGGATTACATCCGCTATCCCGACGTTATTCTGCCGATCCAGCTCTGGGAGAAGTACGGGATCGTGCAGGACAAGGAGTATCCTGAGTACGATTACTGCTACTGCGAGGTCTGTCGCGAGCAGTTCAGACAGGAGAGCGGAGTGGATCCGCTCGAAATCGAAGACCCCGCGTCACATCAGCCGTGGCTTCAGTATCGCTACGACACGATAACGCGCGTAGTGAACGAGCTGGCCTACGTCGCGCACGAGCGCGACATACCGATCACCGCCGCCGTTTTCCCTACTCCGGATATCGCGAAGACGCTCGTGCGACAGGACTGGGTGAACTGGGATCTCGATGCCGTGATGCCCATGATCTATCATAGCTTCTACAACGAGCCGGTGGAATGGATTGAGCAGGCGACGAGAGAAGGCGTTGAAGCCCTTGGCGGCAAAATGCCCGTGTACGCAGGTCTGTTCATCCCGGCCCTCACGCCCATCGAGTTGGCGCAGGCTGTGCAGCATTCCGCAGCTGGCGGTGCCAGAGGCGTTGTGCTGTTTGAAGGCAAGATGCCGACAGACGAGCACTGGTCCAAATTTGCCGCGGCCGTCGAGCGCGTCGATTGATCGCTCGCATTTCCGAACCCGGGGTATGATGAAGTTCACTACCGCCTCCTGCATCATCTTGC contains the following coding sequences:
- a CDS encoding SusD/RagB family nutrient-binding outer membrane lipoprotein; translation: MKSIKQILGRAMVLVLAILMLPACDQDSRFEDLNTNPTQASSIPPDYLFTPAQMAIAGTRYEAWRSNLIYPEAMIQHLAETWFTGDKYTTNADWLSALWTVSYNGNGDGQRAPIKLLVDLIYNNVDQECAATQDIYTECPPAQPTMVNKIAAARILRVFVFHRLTDMYGDLPYFEAGLGFLRNNVTPNYDTQQAIYNDMLKELQQAVAQFDPDFPTYGGADVVYGGDVTKWQRFGNSLMLRLAMRSPSLNSWVTTAVNGPGGLMTGNGDSFVVPHERGSSEGPNGLNTNGVGDVLEVFGRPKCTKTFVNLLRDTGDPRLGVFCGVGGALDTPVALQKGMPGGNDGNTIADPSWEAYDPDYTSFSDYSVPTDAVSSRVAPTFLLTYAQTEFLLAEAGVGDPATHYANGVRAAMEQLALYPDAPAISSGDITDYLAANPYDAANAMEQINTHIWVETFLNGHEAWSNWRRSGYPVLDPVNWPGNVTNGQIPRRLGFWGNTSLNPNAVASVPPGGQFDLTTPVWWDAQ